From the Deltaproteobacteria bacterium genome, one window contains:
- a CDS encoding transposase yields MTLTTWKFRVKDSGSAGRRLTAMARSVNFVWNYAKETQVTALRRSSTKVILRKDGMSRTVPNFFSAFELNNLVAGSAKDLGLHSQTVQAVVEEYARRRAQFRKLLRWRGRKSLGWIPFKASGVRLSFDAVREWTGATSGKRRSKARGNVTYCGLQLEFWASRVLPDDAVIKTGSFGQNALGQWFVSITFASDQLTYATTDEAVGIDIGIKSMATLSSGGKLTGPGLRERYLDKIRRLERTRLSARRRQAASKCYGRLPKARRVAKLHAKTAHARSDYLHKASTSLVESYGQIFIGDVPCRLMNRSKNLAGISLDHGIGKFKQQVSYKAQRAGGQAQEIKERDSTRTCAICLEVYPRIGLGKREWKCSKCGRVHDRDVNAARNILRLGREALTHLHCREAVQA; encoded by the coding sequence ATGACGCTGACTACATGGAAATTCCGAGTTAAGGACAGCGGCAGTGCAGGTCGCAGGCTGACCGCGATGGCTAGGTCAGTCAACTTCGTTTGGAACTATGCCAAAGAGACTCAAGTAACGGCACTACGCCGCAGCTCGACAAAGGTGATCCTGCGTAAAGATGGTATGAGCCGCACAGTACCCAACTTCTTTTCGGCTTTCGAACTCAACAATCTAGTTGCCGGATCTGCCAAGGATCTGGGTCTCCACAGCCAAACCGTGCAAGCAGTGGTAGAGGAGTATGCCAGGAGACGGGCTCAATTCCGTAAGTTGCTTCGTTGGCGTGGACGGAAGTCGCTTGGCTGGATCCCATTCAAGGCCTCCGGCGTCAGGCTTAGCTTTGACGCAGTCAGAGAGTGGACGGGTGCCACCAGCGGCAAGCGTCGGAGCAAAGCTCGCGGCAATGTAACTTACTGCGGGCTACAGCTTGAGTTTTGGGCATCGAGAGTGCTGCCTGATGACGCTGTCATCAAGACGGGATCATTTGGTCAGAATGCACTTGGCCAGTGGTTTGTCAGTATCACTTTTGCGAGCGATCAATTGACCTACGCGACGACCGACGAAGCCGTCGGCATCGACATAGGCATCAAGTCCATGGCGACACTTTCAAGCGGAGGGAAGCTGACTGGCCCGGGGCTTCGCGAGCGTTACTTGGACAAAATACGTCGGCTAGAGCGTACTAGGCTCAGCGCCAGGCGGCGGCAGGCTGCCAGTAAGTGTTACGGCCGGCTACCTAAGGCTAGGCGAGTGGCTAAACTCCACGCCAAAACAGCACATGCTAGAAGTGACTATTTGCATAAGGCCTCGACTAGCCTAGTCGAGAGCTACGGCCAGATCTTCATCGGTGATGTCCCGTGTCGCCTGATGAATCGTTCGAAAAACCTAGCAGGGATCAGTCTAGACCACGGTATCGGCAAGTTTAAACAGCAAGTCTCCTACAAAGCCCAAAGAGCTGGGGGACAAGCGCAGGAAATAAAAGAAAGGGACTCCACCCGGACGTGTGCGATCTGCCTAGAGGTATATCCCCGGATCGGGTTAGGAAAAAGAGAATGGAAGTGCAGCAAATGTGGTAGGGTTCACGACCGTGACGTCAATGCAGCGCGTAACATTCTCCGCCTCGGACGTGAGGCGCTGACCCACTTGCACTGCCGTGAGGCAGTGCAAGCCTAG
- a CDS encoding mobile mystery protein A yields the protein MKLNRNILHQQRRQLDERLKAWRQVSKTPRPRMGWLKAVRESLGVTTRQLAHLLGTNNGVVVRLEQREREGKVTLEALDRAAQALGFSVVYAIVPDDTLEAIVDEKAQEAAHAILRSVTHTMKLEKQEVRPKATRAQLQELAQSLKTRLAPELWTKR from the coding sequence ATGAAACTTAATCGAAACATCCTTCATCAGCAGCGCCGCCAGTTGGACGAGAGACTCAAAGCCTGGAGACAGGTCAGCAAAACTCCCCGTCCACGAATGGGCTGGCTCAAGGCTGTACGAGAATCGCTCGGCGTAACAACGCGGCAATTGGCTCATCTTCTCGGCACCAACAACGGCGTTGTCGTCCGCTTGGAGCAACGGGAGCGCGAAGGTAAAGTCACACTGGAGGCGCTCGACCGCGCTGCTCAGGCGCTAGGATTTAGCGTTGTTTATGCCATCGTGCCCGACGACACGCTGGAAGCTATCGTTGACGAAAAAGCGCAAGAGGCCGCGCACGCGATCCTTCGGTCGGTGACCCATACGATGAAACTGGAAAAACAAGAGGTAAGGCCTAAAGCCACCCGGGCGCAGCTGCAAGAACTCGCTCAATCTCTCAAGACGCGACTCGCCCCCGAACTTTGGACGAAGCGTTAA